One Panicum virgatum strain AP13 chromosome 9K, P.virgatum_v5, whole genome shotgun sequence genomic region harbors:
- the LOC120651633 gene encoding uncharacterized protein LOC120651633 isoform X2 yields the protein MLMEMSESSLSKLDTMRITFLTLQDSPDVLAGVANRKIIDGLGGLFEVELLQIFKNPVSWKSNSLLPCDIYTSSDDDLLLYKSYLQKFYEANKHSVASAADAVMKCIEGEAELMINWLTWRDPPSKEFVLSRSIRRCALELAKIEGLEWSSDTAAFLLGIKKEARWLCENMMCDGFDSGFSTMIRGCAFELLSWKQDEYTSDGDVDVAVDMDIPILADHKAG from the exons ATGCTCATGGAGATGTCGGAGAGTTCCTTGAGCAAATTAGACACCATGCGGATCACCTTTCTTACCCTCCAAGACTCACCGGACGTTCTGGCTGGCGTCGCCAACCGGAAAATCATCGATGGCCTTGGAGGATTGTTTGAGGTGGAACTGCTGCAAATTTTCAAGAATCCTG TTTCTTGGAAATCAAACAGTCTACTTCCTTGTGATATTTATACTTCAAGTGATGATGACCTGCTTTTATACAAGAGCTACCTTCAGAAGTTTTATGAAGCCAACAAACATTCTGTTGCTTCTGCAGCTGATGCTGTTATGAAG TGTATTGAAGGGGAGGCTGAGCTGATGATCAACTGGCTGACATGGCGTGATCCCCCTTCTAAGGAATTTGTCCTGAGCCGATCTATTCGACGGTGTGCCTTGGAACTTGCAAAAATTGAAGGTCTTGAATGGTCTTCTGACACTGCTGCTTTCCTCCTG GGAATAAAAAAGGAGGCCCGGTGGTTGTGTGAGAATATGATGTGTGATGGTTTTGACTCTGGTTTCTCCACAATGATTCGTGGGTGTGCATTTGAGTTGTTGTCCTGGAAACAAGATGAATATACATCTGATGGGGACGTTGATGTTGCAGTTGATATG GACATTCCGATACTTGCTGATCACAAAGCTGGGTGA
- the LOC120651633 gene encoding uncharacterized protein LOC120651633 isoform X1: MLMEMSESSLSKLDTMRITFLTLQDSPDVLAGVANRKIIDGLGGLFEVELLQIFKNPVSWKSNSLLPCDIYTSSDDDLLLYKSYLQKFYEANKHSVASAADAVMKCLEKENSLRELWMSSKVKVIACDASLSDEILECMSQLVGNKERLSLCPFIADAAACIEGEAELMINWLTWRDPPSKEFVLSRSIRRCALELAKIEGLEWSSDTAAFLLGIKKEARWLCENMMCDGFDSGFSTMIRGCAFELLSWKQDEYTSDGDVDVAVDMDIPILADHKAG; the protein is encoded by the exons ATGCTCATGGAGATGTCGGAGAGTTCCTTGAGCAAATTAGACACCATGCGGATCACCTTTCTTACCCTCCAAGACTCACCGGACGTTCTGGCTGGCGTCGCCAACCGGAAAATCATCGATGGCCTTGGAGGATTGTTTGAGGTGGAACTGCTGCAAATTTTCAAGAATCCTG TTTCTTGGAAATCAAACAGTCTACTTCCTTGTGATATTTATACTTCAAGTGATGATGACCTGCTTTTATACAAGAGCTACCTTCAGAAGTTTTATGAAGCCAACAAACATTCTGTTGCTTCTGCAGCTGATGCTGTTATGAAG TGTTTGGAAAAGGAGAACAGTTTGAGGGAGCTGTGGATGTCTTCAAAGGTTAAAGTCATCGCTTGTGATGCCTCTCTGAGCGATGAAATCCTTGAGTGCATGTCACAGCTTGTGGGTAACAAAGAACGTCTATCATTATGTCCCTTTATCGCTGATGCTGCTGCA TGTATTGAAGGGGAGGCTGAGCTGATGATCAACTGGCTGACATGGCGTGATCCCCCTTCTAAGGAATTTGTCCTGAGCCGATCTATTCGACGGTGTGCCTTGGAACTTGCAAAAATTGAAGGTCTTGAATGGTCTTCTGACACTGCTGCTTTCCTCCTG GGAATAAAAAAGGAGGCCCGGTGGTTGTGTGAGAATATGATGTGTGATGGTTTTGACTCTGGTTTCTCCACAATGATTCGTGGGTGTGCATTTGAGTTGTTGTCCTGGAAACAAGATGAATATACATCTGATGGGGACGTTGATGTTGCAGTTGATATG GACATTCCGATACTTGCTGATCACAAAGCTGGGTGA